A genomic window from Myotis daubentonii chromosome 4, mMyoDau2.1, whole genome shotgun sequence includes:
- the ERCC8 gene encoding DNA excision repair protein ERCC-8 isoform X3, which produces MASWFYQWEAPLLEPRPRALSWPRPGYLLAQETGMLGFLSARQAGLDDPLHLRRAESTRRVLGLELNKDRDVERIHSNGVNSLDIEPVEGRYMLSGGSDGVIVLYDLENSSRQPCYTCKAVCSVDRYHPDVHKYSVETVQWYPHDTGMFTSSSFDKTLKVWDTNTLQTADIFNFEETVYSHHMSPVATQHCLVAVGTRAPKVQLCDLKSGSCCHILQGIFYL; this is translated from the exons ATGGCTTCTTGGTTCTACCAATGGGAGGCCCCGTTGTTAGAGCCCCGCCCCCGAGCCCTGTCATGGCCGCGTCCAGGGTACCTACTTGCGCAGGAGACCGGGATGCTAGGGTTTTTGTCGGCGCGACAAGCCGGATTGGACGACCCTCTTCACCTACGAAGAGCGGAGTCCACGCGAAG ggtttTGGGACTGGAGTTAAACAAAGACAGAGATGTTGAAAGGATCCACAGCAATGGAGTTAACAGCCTGGACATTGAACCTGTTGAAGGGAGATA caTGTTATCAGGTGGTTCAGATGGTGTGATTGTACTTTATGATCTTGAGAACTCCAGCAGACAACCTTGTTACACATGTAAAGCAGTGTGTTCTGTTGACAG ATATCATCCTGATGTTCACAAATATAGTGTGGAGACTGTACAGTGGTATCCTCATGACACTGGCATGTTCACCTCAAGCTCATTTGATAAAACTCTGAAAGTATGGGATACAAACACATTACAA ACTGCagatatatttaattttgaagaaaCAGTTTATAGTCATCATATGTCTCCAGTTGCCACGCAGCACTGCTTGGTAGCAG tTGGTACTAGAGCGCCCAAAGTACAACTTTGTGACTTAAAGTCTGGATCCTGTTGCCACATTCTACagggtattttttatttgtaa